The following are encoded together in the Osmia lignaria lignaria isolate PbOS001 chromosome 13, iyOsmLign1, whole genome shotgun sequence genome:
- the RasGAP1 gene encoding ras GTPase activating protein 1 isoform X1: MAEETRLVRVEERLKIKIGEVKNLQGRSHGSPGARDVYCTLSLDQEEIFRTATMERTLSPFFGEEFQFEVPRKFRYLGIYVYDRDRHLKQDKILGKVAIKREDLAKYHNKEHWFPLGPVDADSEVQGKAHLELALQPQVGHAQSKLTVRVIECNDLTLKNGGCDPFATVTVIYSNGKQILKRTKIKKKTVSPYFNETFTFEPEITESKEKDISQCPIEHGEVGEVVVGLWHASPGMGEQPAFLGEVRITLRGLQKQPTNASTAWYFLQPRATKHRPNKISNSSTPIGVLPDLGSLRLKIHYTADHVFPSAMYDKLRNLLLQSVNVHPITSSAVYILGEIVASKMEAAQPLVRVLVHYGQLVSVMRALASHEISKLTDPTTIFRGNTLVSKMMDEGMRLAGLHYLHSTLRPAMEQVFLEKKPCEIDPTRVKDANTIQTNLANLKEYVERVFTAITTSGVRCPPLMCEMFWCLRELAATHFPKNKEVRYSVISGFIFLRFFAPAILGPRLFDITTEQIDSQTNRTLTLISKTIQSLGNLVSCRGGAGSVCKEEYMECVYREFYTERHIQAVKQFLELISTSSNSGIMKQRPNTQQEQPIILKEGTYFLFMHTSDCNKRVMIKRAQGRKRFGRKNFKQRYFRLTTQNLTYSKTKGKEPLCKIPLEDILAVERLQEDSFKMKNMFQIVQSQRALYVQASNCVEEKEWIDILTKICRTNSNRLEKYHPSAYINGHWLCCKAVAEIAPGCSEVSPAIEAGLRMVLDPARDLQRIHSLIFTNMPRLETLMSACECQAVYGANDMCIIPGGGSPIEDVPSCFKTLTVLREAAYALQHEHRAYFRRLARDTKYGSKQAPIGDDNYLHLAARAGFENQLTKRVYETDSLNQHYVETDHCYDSGFSRKIEDQPYDETFIKCLDSDSIHRRYDNETTFLRRYENNTDAIKSIQNDLNQFDYSLHNTLRTDKSEKNANLENNRRLDCSSLLAAEGINMSDTLSRKIAAISIPKY, encoded by the exons ATGGCCGAAGAGACGCGCCTAGTTCGCGTTGAAGAAAGATTAAAGATTAAAATCG GTGAAGTAAAAAATTTACAAGGAAGAAGTCATGGATCTCCTGGTGCAAGAGATGTATATTGTACATTATCTCTTGATCaagaagaaatatttagaaCAGCAACAATGGAAAGAACTCTCAg CCCATTTTTTGGAgaagaatttcaatttgaagtaCCTAGAAAATTTCGTTATCTTGGCATTTATGTTTATGACCGGGATAGGCATTTAAAGCAAGATAAAATTTTGGGCAAAGTGGCAATAAAAAGGGAAGATTTAGCTAAATATCATAATAAGGAGCATTGGTTTCCATTGGGACCAGTTGATGCAGATTCTGAAGTACAAGGTAAAGCACATTTGGAACTTGCTCTTCAACCTCAAGTTGGACATGCTCAATCTAAACTTACAGTAAG GGTTATAGAATGTAATGACTTAACTCTTAAAAATGGTGGCTGTGATCCATTTGCAACCGTGACAGTCATTTATAGCAATGGAAAACAGATATTAAAACgcacaaaaattaaaaaaaaaacggtgtctccatattttaatgaaacattCACCTTTGAG CCAGAAATAACAGAATCCAAAGAGAAGGATATTTCTCAGTGCCCCATAGAACATGGGGAAGTAGGTGAAGTAGTTGTTGGTTTATGGCATGCATCCCCTGGTATGGGAGAACAACCAGCCTTTCTGGGTGAAGTTAGGATTACTTTAAGAGGCCTACAAAAACAACCAACCAATGCATCAACTGCATg gTATTTTCTACAGCCTAGAGCAACAAAACATCGTccaaataaaatttccaatagTTCTACTCCAATTGGTGTATTACCGGATTTAGGATCACTGCGATTAAAAATCCATTATACAGCAGATCATGTTTTCCCATCAGCAATGTATGATAAACTTAGGAACTTGTTATTACAAAGTGTCAATGTTCATCCAATCACTTCTTCTGCTGTTTATATTTTGGGAGAAATAGTGGCAAGCAAAATGGAGGCTGCTCAACCATTAGTTAGAGTGTTAGTACATTATGGGCAGTTGGTTTCTGTAATGCGAGCTTTAGCTAGtcatgaaatttctaaattaac AGATCCAACAACAATATTTCGCGGTAACACATTAGTAAGTAAAATGATGGATGAAGGTATGAGATTGGCAGGTTTACACTATTTACATAGTACACTTAGACCAGCTATGGAACAAgtttttctagaaaaaaaaCCATGTGAAATAGATCCAACTAGAGTGAAGGATGCAAATACGATTCAAACTAATTTAGCAAATCTAAAG GAATATGTGGAAAGAGTGTTTACTGCTATTACAACATCGGGTGTGCGATGTCCACCTTTAATGTGTGAAATGTTTTGGTGCTTAAGAGAACTTGCAGCAACAcattttccaaaaaataaagaagtaagATATTCAGTTATTAgtggatttatttttctacgaTTTTTTGCTCCTGCAATATTGGGTCCAAGACTATTTGACATTACTACTGAGCAAATT gaTTCTCAGACTAATAGAACGTTAACATTAATTTCCAAAACAATTCAGAGTCTAGGAAATTTAGTAAGTTGTAGAGGTGGAGCAGGTAGTGTTTGTAAAGAAGAATATATGGAATGTGTATATAG AGAATTTTATACCGAAAGGCATATCCAAGCGGTAAAACAATTTCTGGAACTGATTTCAACTAGTAGCAATAGTGGTATTATGAAACAACGACCAAATACTCAGCAAGAACAACCAATTATTCTAAAGGAGGG AACATATTTCCTCTTCATGCATACTTCTGATTGTAATAAGAG AGTAATGATAAAACGAGCGCAAGGTAGAAAACGATTTGGgcgtaaaaattttaaacagcgGTACTTTAGGCTCACTACACAAAATCTAACTTATTCTAAAACAAAAG GAAAAGAACCTTTATGTAAAATACCGCTCGAAGATATTTTAGCTGTGGAAAGACTTCAAGAAGAttcttttaaaatgaaaaatatgtttcaaaTTGTTCAATCACAACGAGCATTATATGTTCAAGCCAGTAATTGtgtggaagaaaaagaatggaTTGATATTCTGACAAAAATTTGTCGTACGAATAGTAATCGTTTAGAGAAATACCATCCAAGTGCATATATTAATGGTCATTGGCTTTG TTGCAAAGCAGTGGCTGAAATTGCTCCAGGATGTAGTGAAGTGTCACCGGCTATAGAAGCTGGCTTACGTATGGTCTTAGATCCAGCTCGAGATTTGCAACGGATACATTCATTGATATTCACAAATATGCCGAGGCTTGAAACGCTAATGAGTGCATGTGAATGTCAAGCTGTTTATGGAGCTAATGACATGTGTATTATACCAGGTGGTGGATCTCCTATAGAAGATGTGCCTTCGTGTTTTAAAACTTTAACTGTATTAAGAGAAGCTGCATATGCTTTACAGCATGAACATAGAGCCTACTTTAGAAGACTAGCACGCGACACTAAGTATGGAAGCAA GCAAGCTCCAATCGGGGATGATAACTACCTTCACTTAGCCGCTAGAGCTGGCTTTGAGAATCAGTTAACAAAACGTGTGTATGAAACAGACAGTTTAAATCAACATTATGTAGAAACTGATCATTGTTATGATAGCGGATTTTCTAGAAAAATAGAAGATCAACCGTACGatgaaacatttataaaatGTTTAGATTCTGACTCGATACATCGTAGGTATGATAATGAAACTACTTTTCTACGACGGTATGAAAATAACACCGATGCTATTAAAAGTATACAAAATGATCTCAATCAATTTGATTATAGTTTACATAATACGTTAAGGACAGATAAGTCagaaaaaaatgcaaatttaGAAAACAATAGAAGATTGGATTGCTCCAGTTTATTAGCAGCAGAGGGAATTAATATGTCTGATACATTATCGAGAAAAATAGCAGCTATAAGTATACCAAAATATTGA
- the RasGAP1 gene encoding ras GTPase activating protein 1 isoform X3, whose product MAEETRLVRVEERLKIKIGEVKNLQGRSHGSPGARDVYCTLSLDQEEIFRTATMERTLSPFFGEEFQFEVPRKFRYLGIYVYDRDRHLKQDKILGKVAIKREDLAKYHNKEHWFPLGPVDADSEVQGKAHLELALQPQVGHAQSKLTVRVIECNDLTLKNGGCDPFATVTVIYSNGKQILKRTKIKKKTVSPYFNETFTFEPEITESKEKDISQCPIEHGEVGEVVVGLWHASPGMGEQPAFLGEVRITLRGLQKQPTNASTAWYFLQPRATKHRPNKISNSSTPIGVLPDLGSLRLKIHYTADHVFPSAMYDKLRNLLLQSVNVHPITSSAVYILGEIVASKMEAAQPLVRVLVHYGQLVSVMRALASHEISKLTDPTTIFRGNTLVSKMMDEGMRLAGLHYLHSTLRPAMEQVFLEKKPCEIDPTRVKDANTIQTNLANLKEYVERVFTAITTSGVRCPPLMCEMFWCLRELAATHFPKNKEVRYSVISGFIFLRFFAPAILGPRLFDITTEQIDSQTNRTLTLISKTIQSLGNLVSCRGGAGSVCKEEYMECVYREFYTERHIQAVKQFLELISTSSNSGIMKQRPNTQQEQPIILKEGTYFLFMHTSDCNKRVMIKRAQGRKRFGRKNFKQRYFRLTTQNLTYSKTKGKEPLCKIPLEDILAVERLQEDSFKMKNMFQIVQSQRALYVQASNCVEEKEWIDILTKICRTNSNRLEKYHPSAYINGHWLCCKAVAEIAPGCSEVSPAIEAGLRMVLDPARDLQRIHSLIFTNMPRLETLMSACECQAVYGANDMCIIPGGGSPIEDVPSCFKTLTVLREAAYALQHEHRAYFRRLARDTKYGSKQAPIGDDNYLHLAARAGFENQLTKRVYETDSLNQHYVETDHCYDSGFSRKIEDQPYDETFIKCLDSDSIHRSLHNTLRTDKSEKNANLENNRRLDCSSLLAAEGINMSDTLSRKIAAISIPKY is encoded by the exons ATGGCCGAAGAGACGCGCCTAGTTCGCGTTGAAGAAAGATTAAAGATTAAAATCG GTGAAGTAAAAAATTTACAAGGAAGAAGTCATGGATCTCCTGGTGCAAGAGATGTATATTGTACATTATCTCTTGATCaagaagaaatatttagaaCAGCAACAATGGAAAGAACTCTCAg CCCATTTTTTGGAgaagaatttcaatttgaagtaCCTAGAAAATTTCGTTATCTTGGCATTTATGTTTATGACCGGGATAGGCATTTAAAGCAAGATAAAATTTTGGGCAAAGTGGCAATAAAAAGGGAAGATTTAGCTAAATATCATAATAAGGAGCATTGGTTTCCATTGGGACCAGTTGATGCAGATTCTGAAGTACAAGGTAAAGCACATTTGGAACTTGCTCTTCAACCTCAAGTTGGACATGCTCAATCTAAACTTACAGTAAG GGTTATAGAATGTAATGACTTAACTCTTAAAAATGGTGGCTGTGATCCATTTGCAACCGTGACAGTCATTTATAGCAATGGAAAACAGATATTAAAACgcacaaaaattaaaaaaaaaacggtgtctccatattttaatgaaacattCACCTTTGAG CCAGAAATAACAGAATCCAAAGAGAAGGATATTTCTCAGTGCCCCATAGAACATGGGGAAGTAGGTGAAGTAGTTGTTGGTTTATGGCATGCATCCCCTGGTATGGGAGAACAACCAGCCTTTCTGGGTGAAGTTAGGATTACTTTAAGAGGCCTACAAAAACAACCAACCAATGCATCAACTGCATg gTATTTTCTACAGCCTAGAGCAACAAAACATCGTccaaataaaatttccaatagTTCTACTCCAATTGGTGTATTACCGGATTTAGGATCACTGCGATTAAAAATCCATTATACAGCAGATCATGTTTTCCCATCAGCAATGTATGATAAACTTAGGAACTTGTTATTACAAAGTGTCAATGTTCATCCAATCACTTCTTCTGCTGTTTATATTTTGGGAGAAATAGTGGCAAGCAAAATGGAGGCTGCTCAACCATTAGTTAGAGTGTTAGTACATTATGGGCAGTTGGTTTCTGTAATGCGAGCTTTAGCTAGtcatgaaatttctaaattaac AGATCCAACAACAATATTTCGCGGTAACACATTAGTAAGTAAAATGATGGATGAAGGTATGAGATTGGCAGGTTTACACTATTTACATAGTACACTTAGACCAGCTATGGAACAAgtttttctagaaaaaaaaCCATGTGAAATAGATCCAACTAGAGTGAAGGATGCAAATACGATTCAAACTAATTTAGCAAATCTAAAG GAATATGTGGAAAGAGTGTTTACTGCTATTACAACATCGGGTGTGCGATGTCCACCTTTAATGTGTGAAATGTTTTGGTGCTTAAGAGAACTTGCAGCAACAcattttccaaaaaataaagaagtaagATATTCAGTTATTAgtggatttatttttctacgaTTTTTTGCTCCTGCAATATTGGGTCCAAGACTATTTGACATTACTACTGAGCAAATT gaTTCTCAGACTAATAGAACGTTAACATTAATTTCCAAAACAATTCAGAGTCTAGGAAATTTAGTAAGTTGTAGAGGTGGAGCAGGTAGTGTTTGTAAAGAAGAATATATGGAATGTGTATATAG AGAATTTTATACCGAAAGGCATATCCAAGCGGTAAAACAATTTCTGGAACTGATTTCAACTAGTAGCAATAGTGGTATTATGAAACAACGACCAAATACTCAGCAAGAACAACCAATTATTCTAAAGGAGGG AACATATTTCCTCTTCATGCATACTTCTGATTGTAATAAGAG AGTAATGATAAAACGAGCGCAAGGTAGAAAACGATTTGGgcgtaaaaattttaaacagcgGTACTTTAGGCTCACTACACAAAATCTAACTTATTCTAAAACAAAAG GAAAAGAACCTTTATGTAAAATACCGCTCGAAGATATTTTAGCTGTGGAAAGACTTCAAGAAGAttcttttaaaatgaaaaatatgtttcaaaTTGTTCAATCACAACGAGCATTATATGTTCAAGCCAGTAATTGtgtggaagaaaaagaatggaTTGATATTCTGACAAAAATTTGTCGTACGAATAGTAATCGTTTAGAGAAATACCATCCAAGTGCATATATTAATGGTCATTGGCTTTG TTGCAAAGCAGTGGCTGAAATTGCTCCAGGATGTAGTGAAGTGTCACCGGCTATAGAAGCTGGCTTACGTATGGTCTTAGATCCAGCTCGAGATTTGCAACGGATACATTCATTGATATTCACAAATATGCCGAGGCTTGAAACGCTAATGAGTGCATGTGAATGTCAAGCTGTTTATGGAGCTAATGACATGTGTATTATACCAGGTGGTGGATCTCCTATAGAAGATGTGCCTTCGTGTTTTAAAACTTTAACTGTATTAAGAGAAGCTGCATATGCTTTACAGCATGAACATAGAGCCTACTTTAGAAGACTAGCACGCGACACTAAGTATGGAAGCAA GCAAGCTCCAATCGGGGATGATAACTACCTTCACTTAGCCGCTAGAGCTGGCTTTGAGAATCAGTTAACAAAACGTGTGTATGAAACAGACAGTTTAAATCAACATTATGTAGAAACTGATCATTGTTATGATAGCGGATTTTCTAGAAAAATAGAAGATCAACCGTACGatgaaacatttataaaatGTTTAGATTCTGACTCGATACATCGTAG TTTACATAATACGTTAAGGACAGATAAGTCagaaaaaaatgcaaatttaGAAAACAATAGAAGATTGGATTGCTCCAGTTTATTAGCAGCAGAGGGAATTAATATGTCTGATACATTATCGAGAAAAATAGCAGCTATAAGTATACCAAAATATTGA
- the RasGAP1 gene encoding ras GTPase activating protein 1 isoform X2, whose amino-acid sequence MAEETRLVRVEERLKIKIGEVKNLQGRSHGSPGARDVYCTLSLDQEEIFRTATMERTLSPFFGEEFQFEVPRKFRYLGIYVYDRDRHLKQDKILGKVAIKREDLAKYHNKEHWFPLGPVDADSEVQGKAHLELALQPQVGHAQSKLTVRVIECNDLTLKNGGCDPFATVTVIYSNGKQILKRTKIKKKTVSPYFNETFTFEPEITESKEKDISQCPIEHGEVGEVVVGLWHASPGMGEQPAFLGEVRITLRGLQKQPTNASTAWYFLQPRATKHRPNKISNSSTPIGVLPDLGSLRLKIHYTADHVFPSAMYDKLRNLLLQSVNVHPITSSAVYILGEIVASKMEAAQPLVRVLVHYGQLVSVMRALASHEISKLTDPTTIFRGNTLVSKMMDEGMRLAGLHYLHSTLRPAMEQVFLEKKPCEIDPTRVKDANTIQTNLANLKEYVERVFTAITTSGVRCPPLMCEMFWCLRELAATHFPKNKEVRYSVISGFIFLRFFAPAILGPRLFDITTEQIDSQTNRTLTLISKTIQSLGNLVSCRGGAGSVCKEEYMECVYREFYTERHIQAVKQFLELISTSSNSGIMKQRPNTQQEQPIILKEGVMIKRAQGRKRFGRKNFKQRYFRLTTQNLTYSKTKGKEPLCKIPLEDILAVERLQEDSFKMKNMFQIVQSQRALYVQASNCVEEKEWIDILTKICRTNSNRLEKYHPSAYINGHWLCCKAVAEIAPGCSEVSPAIEAGLRMVLDPARDLQRIHSLIFTNMPRLETLMSACECQAVYGANDMCIIPGGGSPIEDVPSCFKTLTVLREAAYALQHEHRAYFRRLARDTKYGSKQAPIGDDNYLHLAARAGFENQLTKRVYETDSLNQHYVETDHCYDSGFSRKIEDQPYDETFIKCLDSDSIHRRYDNETTFLRRYENNTDAIKSIQNDLNQFDYSLHNTLRTDKSEKNANLENNRRLDCSSLLAAEGINMSDTLSRKIAAISIPKY is encoded by the exons ATGGCCGAAGAGACGCGCCTAGTTCGCGTTGAAGAAAGATTAAAGATTAAAATCG GTGAAGTAAAAAATTTACAAGGAAGAAGTCATGGATCTCCTGGTGCAAGAGATGTATATTGTACATTATCTCTTGATCaagaagaaatatttagaaCAGCAACAATGGAAAGAACTCTCAg CCCATTTTTTGGAgaagaatttcaatttgaagtaCCTAGAAAATTTCGTTATCTTGGCATTTATGTTTATGACCGGGATAGGCATTTAAAGCAAGATAAAATTTTGGGCAAAGTGGCAATAAAAAGGGAAGATTTAGCTAAATATCATAATAAGGAGCATTGGTTTCCATTGGGACCAGTTGATGCAGATTCTGAAGTACAAGGTAAAGCACATTTGGAACTTGCTCTTCAACCTCAAGTTGGACATGCTCAATCTAAACTTACAGTAAG GGTTATAGAATGTAATGACTTAACTCTTAAAAATGGTGGCTGTGATCCATTTGCAACCGTGACAGTCATTTATAGCAATGGAAAACAGATATTAAAACgcacaaaaattaaaaaaaaaacggtgtctccatattttaatgaaacattCACCTTTGAG CCAGAAATAACAGAATCCAAAGAGAAGGATATTTCTCAGTGCCCCATAGAACATGGGGAAGTAGGTGAAGTAGTTGTTGGTTTATGGCATGCATCCCCTGGTATGGGAGAACAACCAGCCTTTCTGGGTGAAGTTAGGATTACTTTAAGAGGCCTACAAAAACAACCAACCAATGCATCAACTGCATg gTATTTTCTACAGCCTAGAGCAACAAAACATCGTccaaataaaatttccaatagTTCTACTCCAATTGGTGTATTACCGGATTTAGGATCACTGCGATTAAAAATCCATTATACAGCAGATCATGTTTTCCCATCAGCAATGTATGATAAACTTAGGAACTTGTTATTACAAAGTGTCAATGTTCATCCAATCACTTCTTCTGCTGTTTATATTTTGGGAGAAATAGTGGCAAGCAAAATGGAGGCTGCTCAACCATTAGTTAGAGTGTTAGTACATTATGGGCAGTTGGTTTCTGTAATGCGAGCTTTAGCTAGtcatgaaatttctaaattaac AGATCCAACAACAATATTTCGCGGTAACACATTAGTAAGTAAAATGATGGATGAAGGTATGAGATTGGCAGGTTTACACTATTTACATAGTACACTTAGACCAGCTATGGAACAAgtttttctagaaaaaaaaCCATGTGAAATAGATCCAACTAGAGTGAAGGATGCAAATACGATTCAAACTAATTTAGCAAATCTAAAG GAATATGTGGAAAGAGTGTTTACTGCTATTACAACATCGGGTGTGCGATGTCCACCTTTAATGTGTGAAATGTTTTGGTGCTTAAGAGAACTTGCAGCAACAcattttccaaaaaataaagaagtaagATATTCAGTTATTAgtggatttatttttctacgaTTTTTTGCTCCTGCAATATTGGGTCCAAGACTATTTGACATTACTACTGAGCAAATT gaTTCTCAGACTAATAGAACGTTAACATTAATTTCCAAAACAATTCAGAGTCTAGGAAATTTAGTAAGTTGTAGAGGTGGAGCAGGTAGTGTTTGTAAAGAAGAATATATGGAATGTGTATATAG AGAATTTTATACCGAAAGGCATATCCAAGCGGTAAAACAATTTCTGGAACTGATTTCAACTAGTAGCAATAGTGGTATTATGAAACAACGACCAAATACTCAGCAAGAACAACCAATTATTCTAAAGGAGGG AGTAATGATAAAACGAGCGCAAGGTAGAAAACGATTTGGgcgtaaaaattttaaacagcgGTACTTTAGGCTCACTACACAAAATCTAACTTATTCTAAAACAAAAG GAAAAGAACCTTTATGTAAAATACCGCTCGAAGATATTTTAGCTGTGGAAAGACTTCAAGAAGAttcttttaaaatgaaaaatatgtttcaaaTTGTTCAATCACAACGAGCATTATATGTTCAAGCCAGTAATTGtgtggaagaaaaagaatggaTTGATATTCTGACAAAAATTTGTCGTACGAATAGTAATCGTTTAGAGAAATACCATCCAAGTGCATATATTAATGGTCATTGGCTTTG TTGCAAAGCAGTGGCTGAAATTGCTCCAGGATGTAGTGAAGTGTCACCGGCTATAGAAGCTGGCTTACGTATGGTCTTAGATCCAGCTCGAGATTTGCAACGGATACATTCATTGATATTCACAAATATGCCGAGGCTTGAAACGCTAATGAGTGCATGTGAATGTCAAGCTGTTTATGGAGCTAATGACATGTGTATTATACCAGGTGGTGGATCTCCTATAGAAGATGTGCCTTCGTGTTTTAAAACTTTAACTGTATTAAGAGAAGCTGCATATGCTTTACAGCATGAACATAGAGCCTACTTTAGAAGACTAGCACGCGACACTAAGTATGGAAGCAA GCAAGCTCCAATCGGGGATGATAACTACCTTCACTTAGCCGCTAGAGCTGGCTTTGAGAATCAGTTAACAAAACGTGTGTATGAAACAGACAGTTTAAATCAACATTATGTAGAAACTGATCATTGTTATGATAGCGGATTTTCTAGAAAAATAGAAGATCAACCGTACGatgaaacatttataaaatGTTTAGATTCTGACTCGATACATCGTAGGTATGATAATGAAACTACTTTTCTACGACGGTATGAAAATAACACCGATGCTATTAAAAGTATACAAAATGATCTCAATCAATTTGATTATAGTTTACATAATACGTTAAGGACAGATAAGTCagaaaaaaatgcaaatttaGAAAACAATAGAAGATTGGATTGCTCCAGTTTATTAGCAGCAGAGGGAATTAATATGTCTGATACATTATCGAGAAAAATAGCAGCTATAAGTATACCAAAATATTGA